One part of the Lachnospiraceae bacterium JLR.KK002 genome encodes these proteins:
- the proC gene encoding pyrroline-5-carboxylate reductase: MNKTIGFIGGGNMAGAIIGGILNSGLTTKDHIIATARTERTLQSLQERFQIRTSRSNPEAASQSDILFLAVKPHLFPEVIAEIRDSVPEQAILVSIAAGQSIQAIEGFFGKEIRLVRAMPNTPALVGEAMSALCCNEHVSETELSEITSIFDSFGICETVPESLMDTVVGVSGSSPAYVFLFLEAMADAAVADGMPRSQAYKFAAQAVLGAAKMVLETGSHPGLLKDAVCSPGGTTIEAVAALESQGLRSAVIKAQRACVEKSREMDKKAGRSASTP; encoded by the coding sequence ATGAATAAAACAATTGGATTTATCGGAGGCGGAAATATGGCCGGCGCCATCATCGGAGGTATCCTGAATTCCGGCCTCACCACAAAAGACCATATCATTGCCACTGCCAGAACAGAACGCACCCTGCAATCTCTGCAGGAACGTTTTCAGATTCGCACTTCCAGGAGTAACCCGGAAGCTGCCAGCCAGTCGGACATCCTCTTTCTGGCTGTCAAACCCCATCTGTTCCCGGAGGTCATTGCGGAAATCAGAGACAGCGTCCCGGAACAGGCCATTCTGGTGTCCATTGCCGCAGGACAGTCCATACAGGCCATAGAGGGCTTTTTCGGAAAAGAAATCAGGCTTGTCCGGGCCATGCCCAACACCCCCGCTCTGGTGGGAGAAGCCATGAGCGCCCTCTGCTGCAACGAACATGTATCGGAAACAGAGCTTTCTGAAATAACATCCATTTTCGACAGCTTTGGCATCTGCGAAACCGTTCCGGAGTCCCTGATGGATACGGTAGTGGGTGTGTCCGGTTCTTCCCCGGCCTATGTGTTTCTGTTCCTGGAAGCCATGGCAGACGCGGCTGTCGCCGACGGGATGCCCCGGTCTCAGGCTTATAAATTTGCAGCCCAGGCAGTCCTTGGCGCCGCAAAAATGGTTCTGGAAACAGGTTCTCATCCAGGACTTCTGAAAGACGCTGTCTGCTCCCCCGGAGGCACCACCATAGAAGCGGTGGCCGCACTGGAAAGCCAGGGTCTGCGCAGCGCAGTTATAAAGGCGCAGCGGGCCTGTGTGGAGAAATCCAGAGAAATGGATAAAAAAGCGGGCAGGTCCGCTTCAACTCCCTGA
- a CDS encoding alpha-amylase family glycosyl hydrolase, which yields MWAYESVFYQIYPLGFCGAPFENDGVAEHRILKVADWIPHLEKLGVNAIYFSPLFESDTHGYNARDYRKVDVRLGTNEDFKEICDALHKAGIRVVLDGVFNHAGRGFFAFQDVLKNRENSRYKDWFHIDFHGNSNYNDGLWYEGWEGNYDLVKLNLRNEEVIQYLLESVSQWVKEWDIDGLRLDVAYCLDHDFVRRLRGHCDSLKEDFFLVGEMLHGDYNQLVNDSMLHSATNYECYKGLHSSFNSMNMFEINHSLLRQFGPENWTLYRGKHLLSFVDNHDVSRIATILGNKSHLPLIYALCFGMPGIPCVYYGSEWGAEGDKKNGDPSLRPSFEKPDWNALTDWIAKLAAAKKESDALNYGDFKSVVLTNKQCIFERKTDTERVLVAINADSEPYTAHFDAGCGMAEDLITGQPHDFGGGSELPPYSAYFWKCEK from the coding sequence ATGTGGGCTTATGAGAGTGTGTTTTACCAGATTTATCCTCTGGGATTTTGCGGTGCTCCCTTTGAAAACGACGGAGTGGCAGAACATCGTATTTTAAAGGTCGCAGACTGGATTCCCCATCTGGAAAAGCTGGGCGTCAACGCCATCTATTTTTCTCCGCTGTTTGAATCGGACACCCACGGCTACAACGCCAGGGATTACCGGAAAGTGGACGTGCGCCTGGGCACCAATGAAGATTTTAAGGAGATCTGCGACGCCCTTCACAAAGCAGGGATTCGCGTGGTGCTGGACGGTGTGTTTAATCATGCCGGCCGGGGATTCTTTGCATTTCAGGATGTACTTAAGAACCGGGAAAATTCCCGTTACAAAGACTGGTTCCATATTGATTTCCACGGTAATTCCAACTACAATGACGGATTGTGGTACGAAGGCTGGGAAGGCAATTACGATCTGGTAAAATTAAATCTCAGAAATGAGGAAGTGATTCAGTATCTGCTGGAAAGCGTCAGCCAGTGGGTAAAGGAATGGGACATTGACGGACTGCGCCTGGATGTGGCTTACTGTCTGGACCATGATTTTGTACGGAGACTGCGGGGACACTGCGACAGCCTGAAAGAAGACTTTTTCCTGGTAGGAGAAATGCTTCACGGAGATTACAATCAGCTTGTCAATGACTCCATGCTCCACTCTGCCACCAACTACGAGTGCTACAAGGGACTGCACTCCAGCTTCAATTCCATGAATATGTTTGAAATCAACCACTCTCTGCTGCGGCAGTTCGGACCGGAAAACTGGACCCTTTACCGGGGAAAACATCTTCTGAGCTTTGTGGACAACCATGATGTTTCCAGAATTGCCACCATTCTGGGAAATAAATCTCATCTGCCCCTGATTTATGCACTGTGCTTCGGTATGCCGGGCATTCCCTGTGTGTACTATGGCAGTGAATGGGGTGCGGAGGGAGACAAGAAAAACGGAGACCCCTCTCTGCGTCCCTCTTTCGAGAAACCGGACTGGAATGCACTGACCGACTGGATTGCAAAGCTGGCTGCTGCCAAAAAAGAATCCGACGCTCTGAATTACGGAGATTTCAAATCCGTGGTGCTGACCAACAAACAGTGTATTTTTGAGCGGAAAACAGATACGGAACGGGTACTGGTTGCTATCAATGCAGACAGCGAGCCTTACACAGCCCACTTTGACGCAGGCTGCGGCATGGCAGAAGATCTGATTACCGGACAGCCCCATGATTTCGGCGGCGGAAGTGAACTTCCTCCTTACAGCGCTTATTTCTGGAAATGTGAGAAATAA
- a CDS encoding threonine/serine exporter family protein — protein MDQILVSMAATMAFAVLFHVPRSEYLLCAVNGAIGWMVYLFCVSHDTGITIASMWATLVLTLVARLLSAIRKMPGTVFLVTGIFTLVPGAGIYYTSYYLIMNDLEQCMAKGIETFKIAGAIVLGMIFGLILPQSWFNQIGKIRKKYDTHG, from the coding sequence ATGGATCAGATTCTGGTATCCATGGCTGCAACCATGGCATTTGCAGTATTGTTTCATGTACCCCGGTCGGAATACCTGCTCTGTGCAGTGAACGGGGCCATTGGCTGGATGGTATATCTTTTTTGCGTCTCCCATGACACAGGAATAACGATTGCTTCCATGTGGGCGACTCTGGTACTGACTCTGGTGGCAAGGCTGCTGTCGGCAATCCGGAAAATGCCCGGTACCGTTTTTCTGGTAACAGGAATCTTCACCCTGGTTCCCGGAGCAGGTATCTATTATACGTCATATTATCTGATTATGAACGATTTGGAGCAGTGTATGGCAAAGGGAATTGAAACGTTTAAAATTGCCGGAGCCATTGTACTGGGAATGATTTTCGGGTTGATACTTCCTCAGAGCTGGTTTAACCAGATTGGGAAAATACGGAAGAAATACGATACGCATGGATGA
- a CDS encoding threonine/serine exporter family protein — translation MVESKTILNLAISVGEILLKSGGEIYRVQETVSRILEAYGIEDYHVFVITNGIFATVYEQRKDAGSMVRYVPIGEVNLERVAQMNQLSREICEKNCTITEAYEKLEQYRNASGTNNRSLILACAAGSAGFCYLLGGRPYDSMVCFFLGILLEVFLLLAARHHASRFIMNIMGSALVTTGSLILYVAGAGILSDKIIIGGIIPLVPGVALTTGIRDLFSGDYLSGSIRMIDALLTGMCIAIGVGGAIKVFHLLWGGTLAL, via the coding sequence ATGGTGGAAAGCAAAACAATATTAAATCTTGCCATATCCGTGGGAGAAATCCTTCTGAAAAGCGGAGGGGAAATTTACCGTGTACAGGAAACCGTGAGCCGTATTCTGGAGGCTTATGGAATCGAAGATTATCATGTGTTCGTTATTACAAACGGAATTTTTGCCACTGTGTATGAACAGCGGAAGGATGCAGGCAGTATGGTGCGCTATGTGCCCATCGGAGAGGTCAATCTGGAACGGGTAGCCCAGATGAATCAGCTTTCCAGAGAAATCTGTGAGAAGAACTGTACCATAACAGAGGCATATGAGAAGCTGGAGCAGTATCGGAATGCTTCCGGTACCAATAATCGGTCACTGATTCTTGCCTGTGCTGCAGGCAGTGCAGGATTCTGCTATCTGCTGGGCGGCAGGCCCTATGACAGCATGGTGTGCTTTTTTCTGGGAATTTTGCTGGAAGTGTTTTTACTGCTGGCAGCCAGACACCATGCCTCCAGATTTATCATGAATATTATGGGAAGCGCCCTTGTGACTACGGGAAGCCTGATTCTGTATGTGGCGGGAGCAGGAATTTTATCAGATAAGATTATTATCGGCGGAATTATTCCGCTGGTGCCGGGCGTGGCCCTGACCACCGGAATCCGGGATTTGTTCAGCGGAGATTATCTGTCGGGAAGTATCCGCATGATTGACGCGCTGCTGACGGGCATGTGTATTGCCATTGGAGTAGGCGGCGCCATCAAGGTATTTCATCTTTTGTGGGGAGGGACGCTGGCGCTGTGA
- a CDS encoding O-antigen ligase family protein, with product MKQKAKKNTDIMSELQKAVSGLFVICMTGLFPLFYQDGYFNIANAKLMFFDACAAGLTALTLVFAIAGQVQKKGRQGKQKKQRTPEAAEMLSADRIKEFWHRTDVPARFMGAFVLVLLCSTICSLDPAESFYGTDARMLGALVFLLCAAVYVILGKYLQPGIWIAWIFLISNGLVLLLGILQFWGVNVFHLWDNMDPGQMGSFLTTIGNINACSSYYCMILPIGMVLYYLSETLFSKAIYGAFLVLGFYGAYATNASSWIPGIGTAFLVLLWFSMKDSKHMEKFLDLCLLFWGGSLFLKLTLMMWQEGNTKAFMSQLFLGQKLQNLMIHPMVLLTEGVLFGMLLCLVKTMKKKQLELPWPKIRNILFAILALLSGICIILVLTVNLMSEKQWTGTFQWINSLKLQDEFGSERGLIWRHTMTAWNKLPFDRKFIGCGPNCFHLFLYQYQGLELAAYGGRIVDPHNEWLLFLSITGILGAVSYFGLLVSTAVSAGKRARTCPLMMVGPVMLGSYLAQGMVNNPTAFLTPNLFLFLGILKSLERHGKEKNSE from the coding sequence ATGAAACAAAAAGCAAAGAAAAATACAGACATTATGTCAGAACTGCAGAAAGCAGTATCGGGACTTTTTGTAATCTGTATGACAGGCCTGTTTCCGCTGTTTTACCAGGATGGTTATTTTAATATTGCAAATGCCAAACTGATGTTTTTCGACGCCTGTGCCGCAGGACTGACTGCTCTGACGCTGGTGTTCGCCATTGCCGGCCAGGTGCAGAAAAAAGGCAGACAAGGCAAACAGAAAAAACAAAGGACTCCGGAAGCAGCAGAAATGTTGTCAGCAGACAGAATAAAGGAATTCTGGCACAGAACAGATGTGCCGGCACGGTTTATGGGAGCCTTTGTACTGGTGCTCCTGTGTTCCACCATCTGTTCCCTGGACCCGGCAGAATCCTTTTATGGAACAGACGCCAGAATGCTGGGAGCGCTGGTGTTCCTGCTCTGCGCAGCAGTATATGTAATTCTGGGAAAATATCTTCAGCCAGGTATCTGGATAGCCTGGATTTTTCTGATTTCCAATGGACTCGTGCTGTTACTGGGAATCCTCCAGTTTTGGGGCGTCAATGTATTTCATTTATGGGACAATATGGACCCCGGACAGATGGGATCTTTTCTGACCACCATTGGAAATATCAACGCCTGCTCCAGCTACTATTGCATGATTCTGCCCATAGGGATGGTGTTGTATTATCTGTCGGAAACGCTTTTTTCAAAGGCGATTTACGGAGCCTTTCTGGTTCTGGGCTTTTACGGAGCCTACGCCACCAATGCCAGCAGCTGGATTCCGGGGATTGGCACAGCCTTTCTGGTTCTGCTGTGGTTTTCCATGAAAGACAGTAAGCATATGGAAAAGTTTCTGGATTTGTGCCTGCTGTTCTGGGGAGGCAGCCTGTTCTTAAAGCTGACGTTAATGATGTGGCAGGAAGGAAATACAAAAGCCTTTATGAGTCAGTTGTTTCTGGGACAGAAGCTGCAGAATCTGATGATACATCCCATGGTACTGCTGACAGAAGGAGTTCTGTTCGGGATGCTGCTGTGTCTGGTAAAAACGATGAAAAAAAAGCAACTGGAACTGCCCTGGCCGAAAATCAGAAATATCCTGTTTGCTATTTTGGCCCTTCTGTCCGGAATCTGTATCATACTGGTTCTGACAGTGAACCTTATGAGTGAAAAGCAGTGGACAGGAACTTTTCAGTGGATAAACAGTCTGAAGCTGCAGGATGAATTTGGAAGCGAGCGTGGATTAATCTGGAGACATACAATGACAGCATGGAATAAACTGCCCTTTGACAGGAAGTTCATCGGCTGCGGGCCCAACTGTTTTCATCTGTTTTTGTATCAGTATCAGGGGTTGGAGCTGGCAGCTTACGGAGGGCGTATTGTGGATCCCCACAACGAATGGCTGCTGTTTCTGTCCATAACCGGAATTCTGGGGGCAGTCAGCTATTTTGGACTGTTAGTCAGTACTGCGGTTTCTGCCGGAAAAAGAGCCCGAACCTGCCCGCTGATGATGGTGGGCCCTGTTATGCTTGGCAGTTATCTGGCTCAGGGTATGGTGAATAATCCCACTGCCTTTCTTACACCGAACCTTTTTCTGTTTCTGGGAATATTAAAAAGCCTGGAGCGGCATGGTAAGGAAAAGAACTCTGAATAA
- a CDS encoding Ig-like domain-containing protein, whose product MEQGGTRNLNDDLKKTPADANDLDWTSDNAAAAVVDQNGEVTVPETAEAGATAVITVKGSSSSVNDECMIRVITKSDTGEDNTGGDNTGGDNTGGDNTGGDNTGGGNTGTTPAPEPTPTPTPAPEPAPTPAPQPEKVAVKKVTLTAKTVYIVKGKKVTVGASVEPANATDKKVTWKSDKTSIATVNSKGVISAKKAGTAKVTATADGKSATVTVKVVSKAKNAKSIKLSKKSLKLKVKDTAALTATLNPSGATSTISWKSSNTKVATVKNGVVTAKAAGTTTITATANKKKATCTITVTTNAKTKLAKTKGTVKVGKTIKLSVNNGDKIKSCTTSNKKVATVTNKGVIKGKKAGKATITVVTGKGAVLTYKVTVKK is encoded by the coding sequence GTGGAACAGGGCGGAACGAGAAATCTGAACGACGATTTGAAAAAAACGCCTGCTGACGCAAATGATCTGGACTGGACTTCTGACAATGCAGCCGCTGCAGTCGTAGACCAGAACGGAGAAGTAACCGTACCGGAAACAGCAGAAGCAGGAGCAACTGCAGTGATTACTGTGAAAGGAAGTTCATCGAGTGTAAATGACGAATGTATGATTCGTGTTATCACTAAGAGTGATACGGGAGAAGACAACACAGGAGGAGATAATACAGGCGGCGATAATACGGGAGGAGACAACACAGGAGGAGATAACACAGGCGGCGGTAATACAGGAACCACACCAGCGCCGGAACCGACTCCGACTCCAACGCCCGCACCGGAACCAGCACCGACTCCGGCTCCACAGCCCGAAAAAGTAGCAGTGAAGAAAGTAACTCTTACTGCAAAGACAGTATACATAGTAAAAGGGAAAAAAGTTACCGTAGGAGCATCTGTAGAACCTGCAAATGCTACCGATAAGAAAGTAACATGGAAATCTGATAAGACCAGTATCGCAACGGTAAACAGCAAAGGTGTAATTTCAGCAAAGAAAGCCGGAACAGCAAAGGTTACAGCAACAGCAGATGGTAAGTCTGCAACTGTAACTGTGAAGGTAGTGAGCAAGGCAAAGAATGCAAAGAGCATTAAACTGTCTAAGAAAAGCCTTAAGCTGAAAGTGAAAGATACGGCGGCATTGACAGCAACCCTGAACCCCAGCGGAGCTACAAGCACAATTAGCTGGAAGTCATCCAATACAAAAGTGGCAACAGTGAAAAATGGTGTTGTGACAGCAAAAGCAGCAGGAACAACCACCATTACGGCAACCGCTAATAAGAAGAAAGCAACCTGTACCATTACCGTAACCACCAATGCAAAGACAAAACTTGCAAAGACAAAGGGAACTGTAAAGGTTGGCAAGACAATTAAACTGTCGGTCAACAACGGCGATAAGATTAAGTCCTGCACAACTTCTAATAAAAAAGTGGCGACAGTGACCAATAAAGGCGTGATTAAAGGTAAGAAAGCAGGAAAAGCGACGATTACAGTAGTAACCGGCAAGGGTGCAGTTTTGACATATAAAGTAACGGTAAAAAAATAA
- a CDS encoding Uma2 family endonuclease has translation MGLAESERKKDEKINGVVYNMSPSLSYQHGIINSNIHTVIKQGLKGSICIVSIENLDFRYHPEVSDDYVCPDVMVLCDRKQLRGGTYSGVPRFVLETLSPSSAKRDRAEKKDIYETAGVEEYWIVSPQGAVEIYYLKNGKYVLEYSYILQKDEEAEDYNADTVIHLKNFPHITIKLSEIFEGTE, from the coding sequence ATGGGACTGGCAGAATCTGAACGGAAAAAAGATGAGAAAATTAATGGAGTGGTTTATAATATGTCGCCTTCCCTCAGCTATCAGCACGGGATTATCAACAGTAATATTCACACCGTGATAAAGCAGGGCTTAAAAGGAAGTATCTGTATTGTATCCATTGAAAATCTGGATTTCAGATATCATCCGGAAGTCAGCGACGATTATGTATGCCCGGATGTTATGGTTCTGTGCGACAGAAAGCAGCTAAGAGGCGGAACTTACAGCGGAGTTCCGCGGTTTGTGCTGGAAACCCTGAGTCCATCAAGTGCAAAAAGGGACAGGGCAGAGAAAAAAGATATATATGAAACTGCAGGAGTGGAAGAATACTGGATTGTTTCACCTCAGGGAGCAGTGGAGATTTATTATCTGAAAAACGGGAAATATGTTCTGGAATACAGTTATATTTTGCAGAAGGATGAAGAAGCAGAAGATTACAATGCAGATACGGTAATCCATCTGAAAAATTTTCCTCATATCACCATAAAATTATCAGAAATTTTTGAGGGGACGGAATGA
- a CDS encoding MBL fold metallo-hydrolase, producing the protein MKVTVLTENTVYKRGFLAEHGLSLLIETEGETWLFDMGQTGVFLQNAEKMKVNLGQLSGIILSHGHYDHCGGMKDWAEKWPEGSDVPIYMNRKGFERKYSSHPVTGKMLFSGIPEEGEAWMKKQSGLVLTEEPCQAVSEHIYLLSSIPRKTDFEEIPATFWKEVHPGEEPERDTMEDEQLLVIREAQGLCVFAGCAHAGIVNCLNYVQETFPDEKIHSLVAGMHLKGCGRNRLAQTIRFLQELEADLVVPLHCTGLLAVAAVKEALGERCVLAEAGKKLEI; encoded by the coding sequence ATGAAAGTAACAGTTCTGACGGAAAATACAGTTTATAAGCGGGGATTTCTGGCAGAGCACGGACTGTCCCTGCTCATTGAAACAGAGGGAGAAACATGGCTGTTTGACATGGGGCAGACCGGTGTATTTCTGCAGAATGCCGAAAAAATGAAGGTGAATCTGGGGCAACTGTCAGGAATTATCTTAAGCCACGGCCATTACGATCATTGCGGCGGCATGAAAGACTGGGCAGAGAAATGGCCGGAAGGTTCCGATGTCCCCATTTATATGAACCGCAAAGGATTTGAGCGGAAATATTCCAGTCATCCGGTTACAGGGAAGATGTTGTTCAGCGGTATTCCGGAAGAAGGGGAAGCCTGGATGAAAAAACAGTCCGGCCTGGTTCTGACAGAAGAGCCATGTCAGGCTGTTTCTGAGCATATTTATCTGCTGTCGTCCATTCCCCGGAAAACGGATTTTGAGGAAATTCCCGCCACATTCTGGAAAGAAGTACATCCGGGAGAAGAACCGGAACGGGATACCATGGAGGATGAACAGCTTCTCGTGATTCGGGAAGCCCAGGGCCTGTGCGTATTTGCAGGCTGCGCCCATGCAGGAATTGTGAATTGTCTGAATTATGTGCAGGAAACATTTCCGGATGAAAAAATCCACAGCCTGGTGGCAGGTATGCATCTGAAAGGCTGCGGCAGAAATCGTCTTGCACAGACTATCCGGTTTCTGCAGGAACTGGAAGCGGATCTGGTGGTTCCTCTCCACTGTACCGGCCTGCTGGCAGTTGCCGCTGTAAAAGAAGCTCTGGGAGAACGGTGTGTTCTGGCGGAAGCCGGGAAGAAGCTGGAGATTTAG